Proteins from one Salmonella bongori NCTC 12419 genomic window:
- the ccmB gene encoding heme exporter protein CcmB, whose amino-acid sequence MMWRIFRLELRVAFRHRAEIANPLWFFLIVITLFPLSVGPEPQLLARIAPGIIQVAALLASLLALERLFRDDLQDGSLEQLMLLPLPLPAVVLAKVLAHWVVAGLPLILLSPLVALLLGMDTGGWKMMALTLLLGTPTLSFLGAPGAGLTVGLKRGGVLLSVLVLPLAIPVLIFATAAMEAASMHLPADGYLAVLGALLAGSATLSPFATAAALRVSVQ is encoded by the coding sequence ATGATGTGGCGCATCTTCCGCCTCGAACTGCGTGTGGCGTTTCGCCACCGCGCCGAAATCGCCAATCCGCTGTGGTTCTTTCTGATTGTCATCACCCTGTTTCCGCTGAGCGTTGGCCCGGAGCCGCAGCTTCTGGCGCGGATTGCGCCGGGAATTATCCAGGTGGCGGCGCTGCTGGCTTCCCTGCTGGCGCTGGAGCGCCTGTTCCGTGACGACCTGCAGGACGGCAGCCTGGAGCAGCTGATGCTGCTGCCGTTGCCGCTGCCGGCGGTGGTGCTGGCAAAGGTGCTGGCGCACTGGGTGGTGGCCGGCCTGCCGCTGATACTGCTCTCCCCGCTGGTGGCGCTGCTGCTGGGGATGGATACCGGCGGCTGGAAAATGATGGCGCTGACGCTGCTGCTCGGCACCCCGACGCTGAGTTTCCTCGGCGCGCCGGGCGCCGGGCTGACGGTGGGGCTGAAACGCGGCGGTGTGCTGCTGAGCGTCCTGGTCCTGCCGCTGGCCATCCCGGTGCTGATTTTTGCCACCGCGGCGATGGAGGCGGCGTCGATGCATTTACCCGCTGACGGCTACCTGGCGGTTTTGGGGGCGCTGCTGGCAGGCAGCGCCACGTTAAGCCCCTTTGCCACGGCGGCGGCGTTACGGGTCAGCGTGCAGTAA
- the ccmA gene encoding cytochrome c biogenesis heme-transporting ATPase CcmA: MLEARELHCERDERTLFCGLSFTVGAGEWVQITGGNGAGKTTLLRLLAGLARPDSGGVYWQGEPLHRVRDSYHQNLLWIGHQPGIKTRLSALENLRFYHHDGNTAQCLEALAQAGLAGYEDIPVNQLSAGQQRRVALARLWLTRATLWILDEPFTAIDVNGVERLTRRMAQHVGQGGSVMLTTHQPLNAAADKIRRIALATEGAGQ, encoded by the coding sequence ATGCTTGAAGCCAGAGAACTGCACTGCGAGCGGGACGAGAGGACGCTGTTTTGCGGGCTGTCGTTCACCGTGGGCGCCGGGGAGTGGGTGCAAATTACCGGCGGCAACGGCGCCGGGAAAACCACCCTCCTGCGCCTGCTTGCCGGGCTGGCGCGCCCCGACAGCGGCGGGGTGTACTGGCAGGGCGAACCCCTGCACCGCGTGCGCGACAGCTATCACCAGAACCTGCTGTGGATTGGCCACCAGCCGGGGATAAAAACCCGGCTTTCCGCGCTGGAAAACCTGCGCTTTTATCATCACGACGGCAACACGGCGCAGTGTCTGGAGGCGCTGGCGCAGGCCGGGCTCGCCGGATACGAAGATATTCCCGTGAATCAGCTTTCTGCCGGCCAGCAGCGCCGGGTGGCGCTGGCCCGTCTCTGGCTGACCCGTGCCACGCTTTGGATCCTTGATGAACCGTTCACCGCCATCGATGTTAACGGCGTGGAACGGCTCACCCGGCGGATGGCGCAGCACGTCGGGCAGGGCGGGAGCGTCATGCTGACCACCCACCAGCCGTTAAACGCTGCCGCGGATAAAATCCGCCGTATTGCGCTGGCCACTGAGGGGGCCGGGCAATGA
- the torR gene encoding two-component system response regulator TorR — protein sequence MSHHIVIVEDEPVTQARLQAYFEQEGYRVSVTDSGAGLRDIMEHEHISLILLDINLPDENGLMLTRSLRERSTVGIILVTGRCDQIDRIVGLEMGADDYVTKPLELRELVVRVKNLLWRIDLAHPTPQSVNENCYVFSGYCLNVMNHTLEYNGETIKLTRAEYELLLAFVTNPGKVLHRERLLRMLSARRVETPDLRTIDVLVRRLRHKITPELLVTQHGEGYFLASDVY from the coding sequence ATGTCACATCACATTGTTATTGTTGAGGATGAACCTGTTACTCAGGCCAGATTACAGGCCTATTTTGAGCAGGAGGGGTATCGCGTTTCGGTGACCGACAGCGGCGCGGGCCTGCGCGACATCATGGAGCATGAGCACATTTCGCTGATTCTGCTGGATATCAATCTTCCCGATGAAAACGGGTTGATGCTGACCAGATCACTACGCGAACGCTCCACGGTGGGCATCATTCTGGTGACGGGGCGTTGCGACCAAATCGACCGCATCGTCGGGCTGGAGATGGGCGCGGACGACTACGTCACCAAGCCGCTGGAACTGCGCGAGCTGGTAGTGCGGGTGAAAAATCTTTTATGGCGCATCGATCTGGCTCACCCCACGCCGCAAAGCGTCAACGAAAACTGCTATGTTTTTTCCGGTTATTGCCTGAATGTCATGAACCACACGCTGGAATACAACGGTGAAACCATTAAGCTGACGCGTGCAGAATACGAACTGCTGCTGGCTTTTGTCACTAACCCAGGTAAAGTACTACATCGAGAACGCCTGCTGCGGATGCTTTCCGCCCGCCGCGTAGAAACGCCGGATCTCCGCACGATTGATGTATTGGTTCGCCGCTTACGCCACAAAATTACACCAGAGCTACTGGTTACCCAGCATGGCGAAGGTTACTTTTTAGCCTCAGATGTGTATTGA
- a CDS encoding heme ABC transporter permease, translated as MWKTLHQLAMPPRLYQICGWLIPWLAVAGAVALGIGWVWGFGFAPADYQQGQSYRIIYLHVPAAILSMGIYASMAVAAFTGLVWQMKMASLAVAAMAPAGAVFTFIALVTGSAWGKPMWGTWWVWDARLTSELVLLFLYAGVIALWQAFDDRKLAGRAAGILVLIGVVNLPVIHYSVEWWNTLHQGSTRMQQSIDPAMRSPLRWAIAGCLLLFMTLALMRMRNLILMMEKRRPWVSELILKRGRQ; from the coding sequence ATGTGGAAAACACTTCATCAACTGGCGATGCCTCCCCGGCTCTATCAGATCTGTGGCTGGCTCATCCCCTGGCTGGCGGTGGCCGGCGCGGTTGCGCTGGGCATCGGCTGGGTCTGGGGCTTTGGCTTTGCGCCGGCGGATTATCAGCAGGGGCAAAGCTACCGCATCATCTACCTGCACGTTCCGGCGGCCATCCTGTCGATGGGCATTTACGCCTCGATGGCTGTCGCCGCGTTTACCGGGCTGGTCTGGCAGATGAAAATGGCCAGCCTTGCCGTTGCGGCGATGGCGCCGGCTGGCGCCGTGTTTACCTTTATCGCGCTGGTTACCGGTTCCGCATGGGGAAAACCAATGTGGGGCACCTGGTGGGTGTGGGATGCGCGGCTGACCTCGGAGCTGGTGCTGTTGTTCCTCTACGCCGGCGTTATTGCCCTGTGGCAGGCCTTTGATGACCGCAAACTGGCGGGGCGTGCGGCGGGGATCCTGGTGCTGATTGGCGTGGTGAACCTGCCTGTCATTCATTACTCCGTTGAGTGGTGGAACACGCTGCATCAGGGGTCGACGCGGATGCAGCAGAGCATCGACCCGGCGATGCGCTCGCCGCTGCGCTGGGCGATAGCCGGCTGCCTGCTGCTGTTCATGACGCTTGCGCTGATGCGTATGCGCAACCTGATTTTAATGATGGAAAAACGCCGCCCGTGGGTGAGCGAACTGATACTGAAAAGGGGGCGCCAGTGA
- the torA gene encoding trimethylamine-N-oxide reductase TorA: MKNKDTLYVSRRRFLAQLGGLTVAGMLGPSLLTPRSAHAADAVTPGAATKEGILTGSHWGAIRATVAEGRFVAAKPFEQDKYPSKMIAGLPDHVHNAARIRYPMVRVDWMRKGHQSDTSQRGDNRFVRVSWDEALDLFYQELERVQKTYGPSALLTASGWQSTGMFHNASGMLARAIALHGNSVSTGGDYSTGAAQVILPRVVGSMEVYEQQTSWPLVLQNSKTIVLWGSDMVKNQQANWWCPDHDVYQYYEQLKEKVASGDISVISIDPVVTSTHDYLGRDKVKHIAINPQTDVPLQLALAHTLYSEKLYDKNFLANYCVGFEQFLPYLLGEKDGQPKDAAWAEKLCGIDADTIRALARQMAGDRTQIIAGWCVQRMQHGEQWSWMVVVLAAMLGQIGLPGGGFGFGWHYNGAGTPSRKGIILSGFSGSTTVPPVHDSTDYKGYSSTIPIARFMDAILEPGKVINWNGKSVKLPSLKMCVFAGTNPFHRHQQINRMIEGWRKLETVIAIDNQWTSTCRFADIVLPATTQFERNDLDQFGNHSNRGIIAMKQVVPPQFEARNDFDIFRDLCRRFNREAAFTEGLDEMGWLKRIWQEGSQQGKGRGIHLPTFEVFWNQQEYIEFEHPQMFVRHQAFREDPDLEPLGTPSGLIEIYSKTIADMKYDDCQGHPMWFEKIERSHGGPGSQRWPLHLQSVHPDYRLHSQLCESETLRQHYAVGGKEPVFINPQDASARGIRNGDIVRVFNARGQVLAGAVVSDRYAPGVARIHEGAWYDPDKGGKINALCKYGNPNVLTLDIGTSQLAQATSAHTTLVEIEKYTGPVDNVTAFNGPVEMVAQCEYVPASQGDLHG; encoded by the coding sequence ATGAAAAATAAGGACACGTTATACGTCTCACGTCGTCGTTTTCTGGCGCAACTCGGCGGCCTGACGGTGGCAGGAATGCTGGGGCCGTCACTGTTGACGCCTCGCAGCGCTCATGCGGCGGATGCCGTGACGCCTGGCGCCGCGACGAAAGAAGGTATCCTGACGGGTTCCCACTGGGGGGCGATTCGCGCCACGGTAGCCGAAGGTCGCTTTGTGGCGGCAAAACCATTTGAACAGGATAAATATCCGTCCAAAATGATCGCCGGCCTGCCCGATCATGTTCACAATGCGGCGCGTATCCGCTACCCGATGGTGCGTGTCGACTGGATGCGCAAAGGTCATCAAAGCGACACCTCGCAGCGTGGGGATAATCGTTTTGTGCGGGTCTCCTGGGATGAGGCGCTGGATCTGTTCTATCAGGAGCTGGAGCGGGTGCAGAAAACCTATGGGCCGAGTGCGTTACTGACGGCGAGCGGCTGGCAATCTACCGGTATGTTCCATAACGCCTCCGGGATGCTGGCGCGCGCCATTGCGCTGCATGGCAATAGCGTTAGCACAGGAGGGGACTATTCCACCGGCGCGGCGCAGGTGATTCTGCCGCGCGTGGTCGGCTCAATGGAAGTGTACGAACAGCAAACGTCATGGCCTCTTGTTTTACAGAACAGTAAAACGATTGTGCTGTGGGGATCGGATATGGTGAAAAACCAGCAGGCGAACTGGTGGTGCCCGGATCACGATGTCTATCAGTACTATGAACAATTAAAAGAGAAGGTCGCCAGCGGCGATATCTCGGTTATCAGCATCGACCCGGTCGTCACTTCCACGCATGATTATCTGGGGCGCGATAAGGTTAAACACATTGCCATTAACCCGCAGACGGACGTTCCGTTGCAGCTGGCGCTGGCGCATACTCTGTACAGTGAGAAACTGTACGATAAAAACTTCCTCGCTAACTATTGCGTCGGTTTTGAACAGTTTCTCCCCTATTTGCTCGGTGAGAAAGATGGGCAACCTAAAGATGCCGCCTGGGCGGAAAAACTGTGCGGTATTGACGCCGACACCATCCGCGCGCTGGCACGGCAGATGGCGGGCGACAGAACGCAGATCATCGCAGGTTGGTGCGTACAGCGTATGCAGCATGGCGAACAATGGTCATGGATGGTGGTCGTGCTGGCGGCAATGCTGGGGCAGATTGGTTTACCGGGCGGCGGCTTTGGCTTTGGCTGGCACTATAACGGCGCCGGTACGCCGAGCCGTAAGGGGATCATTTTAAGCGGCTTCTCCGGTTCGACGACCGTTCCGCCAGTACACGACAGCACCGATTACAAAGGTTACAGCAGCACCATTCCTATTGCGCGTTTTATGGATGCCATCCTCGAGCCAGGGAAAGTGATTAACTGGAACGGGAAATCGGTTAAATTACCATCGCTGAAAATGTGCGTATTCGCCGGGACCAACCCGTTCCATCGGCACCAACAAATTAACCGCATGATTGAGGGATGGCGCAAGCTGGAAACGGTTATCGCTATTGATAACCAGTGGACATCGACTTGCCGCTTTGCGGATATCGTCTTGCCGGCTACCACTCAATTTGAGCGTAACGACCTCGATCAGTTCGGCAACCACTCCAACCGCGGCATTATTGCCATGAAACAGGTTGTTCCGCCACAGTTTGAAGCGCGTAACGACTTTGACATTTTCCGCGATCTCTGCCGCCGCTTTAACCGTGAAGCAGCGTTCACGGAAGGTCTGGATGAAATGGGGTGGCTGAAGCGCATCTGGCAGGAAGGGAGTCAGCAGGGGAAAGGCCGCGGTATCCACTTACCGACTTTTGAGGTGTTCTGGAATCAGCAGGAGTACATTGAGTTTGAGCATCCGCAAATGTTTGTGCGCCATCAGGCCTTCCGCGAAGATCCGGACCTGGAACCGCTGGGAACGCCAAGCGGCTTGATCGAGATTTACTCCAAAACGATCGCCGACATGAAATATGACGATTGTCAGGGCCATCCGATGTGGTTTGAAAAAATCGAACGTTCGCATGGTGGGCCGGGATCGCAGCGCTGGCCGCTGCATTTACAGTCCGTCCACCCTGATTACCGCCTGCATTCCCAATTGTGTGAGTCGGAAACATTGCGCCAACACTACGCTGTTGGTGGCAAGGAGCCGGTCTTTATTAATCCACAGGATGCCAGCGCACGCGGGATCCGTAACGGCGACATCGTGCGGGTATTCAATGCGCGTGGGCAGGTACTGGCGGGAGCGGTAGTTTCCGATCGGTACGCGCCGGGCGTGGCGAGAATTCATGAAGGCGCATGGTACGATCCTGATAAAGGGGGGAAAATTAATGCGTTGTGTAAGTATGGCAACCCTAACGTATTAACACTGGATATCGGTACGTCGCAACTCGCACAGGCGACCAGCGCACATACTACGCTGGTAGAAATTGAAAAATATACCGGCCCTGTTGATAACGTCACGGCGTTTAACGGCCCTGTGGAGATGGTCGCGCAGTGTGAATATGTCCCCGCATCGCAGGGGGATCTACATGGTTAA
- the torD gene encoding molecular chaperone TorD, whose amino-acid sequence MVKQITLAQEQYACVYAWLALLFFREVDEEGLRQLQSAEIADWLALLKRQPDLAASVALVEQKIAALSLRQDAQLELAADFCGLFLLTDKKAALPYASHYPQQDPGMIKHLLLDAGMDVNDDFKEPADHLAIYLELLSHLHFSLGESFQQRRMNKLRQKTLSSLLEWLPEFTNNCVKHDPYGFYAALSQLLLAIVRFDDGKEDLRVVATK is encoded by the coding sequence ATGGTTAAGCAAATAACGCTTGCCCAGGAACAGTATGCCTGTGTATATGCATGGCTGGCGTTGCTCTTTTTCCGGGAAGTCGATGAGGAAGGGTTAAGGCAATTACAGTCCGCGGAGATCGCGGACTGGCTGGCGTTATTAAAGCGCCAGCCAGATCTGGCGGCGTCGGTGGCGTTGGTCGAACAAAAAATTGCCGCGCTTAGTCTACGCCAGGATGCGCAACTGGAACTGGCGGCAGATTTTTGCGGGTTATTTCTGCTGACGGATAAAAAAGCGGCATTGCCTTATGCCTCGCACTACCCGCAGCAGGACCCCGGCATGATTAAACATTTATTGCTTGACGCCGGGATGGACGTCAACGACGACTTTAAAGAACCGGCCGATCATCTGGCCATTTATCTGGAATTACTGAGCCATTTACATTTTTCGTTAGGTGAATCGTTCCAACAACGCAGAATGAATAAATTACGTCAGAAAACATTATCGTCATTACTGGAGTGGCTTCCGGAATTTACAAATAATTGCGTTAAGCATGATCCCTATGGTTTTTATGCTGCGTTAAGTCAATTATTGTTGGCTATCGTTCGTTTTGATGATGGAAAAGAGGATTTGCGCGTTGTGGCTACAAAATGA
- a CDS encoding cytochrome-c peroxidase, whose amino-acid sequence MKKITLYATTVITVGLLCYLGLSGYVWYYDKQRSKKSDVQASVVGENNKILGYFREKGCDYCHTPSAELPFYSSFPVAKQLMDYDIQLGYKSFNLEAVRAALIADTPVPQSELNKIEWVMQHQTMPPTRYVALHWAGGVSDKERTDILTWIADQRERHYASADTDAAHRNEPVQPIPRNIPVDAKKVDLGFRLYHDERLSGDSTISCAHCHALNAGGVDGRKTSIGVGGAVGPINAPTVFNSVFNIEQFWDGRAATLQEQAGGPPLNPIEMASKSWDEIISKLDKDPVLKKDFQAVYPQGFTGENITDAIAEFEKTLITPDSAFDKWLRGDESALTAQQKHGYQLFKENKCATCHGGIILGGRSFEPLGLKRDFNFGEITAADIGRMNVTKEVRDKLRQKVPGLRNVALTAPYFHRGDVPTLDGAVKLMLRYQVGTDLPQNDIDDIVAFLESLTGVYTPYQPEYAQ is encoded by the coding sequence ATGAAAAAAATTACCCTCTATGCGACAACGGTTATCACCGTTGGGCTGTTATGTTATTTAGGTTTGTCCGGGTATGTATGGTATTACGACAAACAACGCAGTAAAAAAAGCGATGTGCAGGCATCTGTGGTGGGAGAAAATAATAAAATTCTTGGCTATTTCAGGGAGAAAGGATGTGATTATTGTCATACGCCTTCCGCTGAATTACCTTTTTATTCCTCTTTTCCGGTGGCAAAGCAGCTAATGGATTACGATATCCAGCTCGGCTATAAATCGTTTAACCTTGAGGCAGTCCGTGCCGCCCTGATTGCAGATACGCCGGTGCCGCAAAGCGAACTAAATAAAATTGAATGGGTTATGCAACATCAGACTATGCCGCCAACCCGCTATGTCGCGCTGCACTGGGCCGGGGGCGTTAGCGATAAAGAGCGTACTGACATTCTGACCTGGATAGCCGATCAGCGTGAACGTCATTATGCCAGCGCCGATACCGATGCAGCGCACCGGAATGAGCCCGTTCAGCCTATTCCGCGCAATATCCCTGTCGATGCTAAAAAAGTCGATTTAGGCTTCCGTCTTTATCATGATGAACGTTTATCCGGGGACAGCACAATATCCTGTGCGCATTGTCACGCGTTAAATGCTGGTGGTGTAGATGGCAGAAAAACCTCAATTGGCGTTGGCGGTGCGGTAGGACCAATAAATGCGCCGACGGTCTTCAACTCGGTCTTTAATATTGAGCAATTCTGGGATGGTCGCGCTGCGACCCTGCAAGAACAAGCCGGCGGACCGCCGTTAAACCCCATCGAAATGGCCTCTAAATCCTGGGATGAAATTATTAGCAAGCTTGATAAAGATCCGGTATTGAAAAAAGATTTCCAGGCAGTTTATCCGCAAGGATTTACCGGGGAAAATATTACCGATGCGATTGCTGAATTTGAAAAAACATTGATAACACCGGACTCTGCTTTTGATAAATGGTTACGTGGAGATGAAAGTGCGCTGACCGCGCAACAGAAACACGGTTATCAATTATTTAAAGAGAATAAATGTGCGACCTGTCACGGCGGTATCATTTTGGGGGGGCGTTCCTTTGAACCGTTAGGATTAAAACGTGACTTTAATTTTGGTGAAATTACAGCGGCGGATATTGGTCGTATGAACGTCACTAAAGAGGTACGCGATAAATTACGACAAAAAGTTCCGGGTTTACGCAATGTGGCGTTAACGGCACCTTATTTCCATCGGGGTGATGTACCGACGCTGGATGGCGCGGTAAAACTGATGCTGCGCTATCAGGTTGGCACCGATCTGCCACAAAACGATATTGACGATATCGTCGCCTTCCTGGAAAGCCTGACTGGTGTTTATACGCCCTATCAGCCTGAATATGCGCAATGA
- the torC gene encoding pentaheme c-type cytochrome TorC: protein MRKLWRALLRPSARWSILALVIVGIVIGVALIVLPHVGIKLTSSTEFCVSCHSMQPVYQEYKQSVHFQNASGVRAECHDCHIPPDIPGMVKRKLEASNDLYQTFIAHSIDTPEKFEAKRAELAEREWARMKENNSATCRSCHNYDAMDHAKQNPEAARQMKIAAKENQSCIDCHKGIAHQLPDMSSGFRKQFEELRASASTHNDGDTLYSLDIKPIYAAKGDKEPAGSLLPASEVKVLKRDGDWLQVQVEGWTETDGRQRVLTQLPGKRIFVASIRGDVQQHVKTLEKTTVAATNTEWSKLQATAWMQKGDMVNDIKPIWAYADSLYNGTCNQCHGAPDKAHFDANGWIGTLNGMIGFTSLDKREERTLLKYLQMNASDTTTTPHSDKGENNEK from the coding sequence ATGCGAAAACTCTGGAGAGCGCTACTCAGGCCAAGCGCCCGTTGGTCGATACTGGCGCTGGTCATTGTCGGGATTGTGATCGGTGTCGCGCTGATTGTGTTACCTCACGTCGGTATCAAACTGACCAGTTCGACAGAGTTTTGCGTCAGCTGCCATAGTATGCAGCCGGTGTATCAGGAATATAAACAGTCCGTCCATTTCCAGAATGCCTCTGGCGTACGCGCGGAATGTCACGATTGCCATATCCCCCCAGATATCCCCGGCATGGTGAAACGTAAGCTGGAAGCCAGTAACGATCTTTACCAGACGTTTATCGCCCACTCGATTGATACCCCGGAAAAATTTGAAGCCAAACGTGCCGAGCTTGCCGAGCGTGAATGGGCGCGTATGAAAGAGAATAACTCCGCGACCTGTCGCTCCTGCCATAACTACGACGCAATGGATCACGCGAAACAGAACCCGGAAGCAGCGCGGCAAATGAAAATCGCCGCGAAAGAAAATCAATCCTGCATCGACTGCCATAAAGGGATTGCCCATCAGCTACCGGATATGAGCAGCGGTTTCCGCAAACAATTTGAAGAACTGCGCGCCAGTGCCAGTACGCATAATGACGGCGATACGCTTTATTCGCTGGATATCAAGCCGATTTACGCCGCTAAAGGTGATAAAGAACCGGCTGGTTCGCTGCTACCCGCTTCTGAAGTGAAAGTCCTTAAACGGGACGGGGACTGGCTGCAGGTGCAAGTCGAAGGCTGGACGGAGACGGACGGTCGCCAGCGCGTACTGACGCAGTTGCCCGGTAAACGTATTTTTGTCGCTTCGATTCGTGGTGATGTGCAACAGCATGTGAAAACGCTGGAAAAAACGACCGTTGCCGCAACCAATACCGAGTGGAGCAAGTTACAGGCGACCGCATGGATGCAAAAAGGCGATATGGTGAATGATATTAAACCCATCTGGGCCTACGCGGATTCGCTCTATAACGGAACCTGTAACCAGTGTCATGGCGCGCCGGATAAAGCGCACTTCGACGCTAACGGCTGGATCGGCACGCTCAATGGCATGATCGGTTTTACCAGTCTGGATAAGCGTGAAGAACGTACCTTGTTGAAATATCTCCAGATGAATGCGTCTGATACCACCACTACGCCGCACAGCGATAAGGGAGAAAACAATGAAAAATAA
- the torT gene encoding TMAO reductase system periplasmic protein TorT, whose product MRTLISFFFLIIIVSNVETALAGTGLLHWTRADRAIPWRQTSVNAIKPWKLCALYPSLKDSYWLSVNYGMQKAANVYGVDLKVLEANGYRQLATQQQQMMQCREWGADAILLGSSTDRFPELERYAGHLPVIELVNMIHDARVATRVGLPWFQMGYLPGRYLAQWSKGKTLNVLLFPGPDEAGGSQEMVAGFQQAIKGSAINIVDIAWGDNDIEVQRNLLQEMLERHPDANVVAGSAIAAEAAMGEGRNLTSPLTIVSFYLTHQVYRGLKRGHILMALSDQMAWQGELAIAQAIKVLQGQSVPGNISPPVLILTHKNADSARVRRSLSPPGFRPVYLYQYTSEAKK is encoded by the coding sequence ATGCGCACGCTTATTTCGTTCTTTTTTTTGATAATCATCGTCTCGAATGTAGAAACGGCGTTAGCCGGAACCGGGTTGTTGCACTGGACGCGTGCCGATCGGGCGATTCCGTGGCGGCAAACGTCAGTCAATGCCATTAAACCCTGGAAATTGTGTGCATTATACCCCAGCCTGAAAGATTCTTACTGGCTGTCCGTCAATTATGGGATGCAGAAAGCAGCTAACGTCTATGGCGTTGATTTAAAAGTGCTGGAAGCGAACGGCTATCGACAACTGGCGACTCAGCAGCAACAAATGATGCAATGCCGGGAATGGGGTGCTGATGCGATTCTGCTTGGCAGCAGTACCGACCGTTTCCCGGAGCTGGAACGGTATGCCGGTCATTTGCCGGTTATTGAACTGGTGAATATGATTCATGACGCCAGAGTGGCGACCCGTGTCGGTTTGCCGTGGTTTCAGATGGGCTACCTGCCAGGACGTTACCTGGCGCAGTGGAGCAAAGGAAAAACGCTTAACGTTTTACTCTTCCCTGGGCCGGATGAAGCCGGCGGAAGCCAGGAGATGGTCGCGGGTTTTCAGCAGGCGATTAAAGGCAGCGCCATTAACATCGTGGATATCGCCTGGGGCGATAATGATATTGAAGTACAGCGTAACTTGTTACAGGAAATGCTGGAGCGCCATCCGGACGCCAATGTGGTCGCCGGGTCGGCAATAGCGGCGGAGGCGGCAATGGGGGAAGGACGGAACCTGACGTCGCCGCTCACCATCGTTTCGTTTTATCTGACGCATCAGGTTTATCGCGGTTTAAAGCGCGGCCATATCCTGATGGCGCTCAGCGATCAGATGGCCTGGCAGGGAGAATTGGCAATAGCGCAGGCGATTAAGGTCTTACAGGGTCAGTCCGTGCCTGGAAACATTAGTCCGCCGGTACTTATTTTGACGCATAAAAACGCTGACAGCGCGCGCGTTCGCCGTTCGCTATCGCCGCCTGGTTTCCGGCCTGTCTATCTGTATCAATACACATCTGAGGCTAAAAAGTAA